The DNA region GAGGCTTTGCTAGAATCATCGGGTAAGTGCTCTTTAGGACCACCGATCTGTTGTTtttaatcatcatcatcaatatgaAACACCCCATGTTGAACCTCATGTTGAACTTTGCTCCACGTCTCAATGAGCGTACGTTGGGTCCGCACTCATGAACCAATTCCAACAGTAGGAGAATTGGTTGCATCCTGGGGCTTGTGTTTTCGGCTAGAGGTGGCAGCATTAACAATGTTTGATAAAGCCACTTTTCGGGTAGGGACTCTCCGGGAAGCTAATTTTCTGATGGGGAGGCCTGGAAGAGAAAAATGcataaaaaagagaaaagaaaaagaaatgaggTGGAGTTATACATAATTGGTAAAGTTTCGTTTTACTTACCGTGACTTTTCCCCTTCCACCAATCAGAAGACATGCTTCTCCAGGGCCGGGTCACGTTAGGAGAAGCACGCAATAGGTCGACTATCCATTCAAAAATCACAACTATAAACTATGTCTCAACAGGAACAGCTGAAAAGGAGCGAAAATGCAAGAAGGATTTAAATGAAATAAGAAATGAGATTACAATAAGGAAAATAAGATCCTTGTGAAATACTTATGAGTAGTATACCACACTTCGGGGAGTGGCTCGGAAGTTAAACGGTACAATTGACAGGTTCGGATCATCACGAACCTATGTAGCCATCCTCGATTAAAGTCATTTTTCGGGTTAACCAAGCTACGTGTCCTTCGAGGAAATAAATGCACCAATCCTTCTCGGAATAACCGGGGAGAATACAAGTGCAACAGATGGTCAAGAGAGAATGTGATCTTGTCTTGGTCGGCCAAAATATGAATGTAGTAGATTAAGCGCCAAACCTGTGGAGCCACTTGACCGATGCAAACCCAGTAACGACGATAGAAGTCCTCGGATAATCTCGAGAATGGGTAGCATGAGACCTATCGTAAAGGGCTAGGTATAAACCATAGAAAAATCCTTGATATGGTGGTTTATCCTGGATTCAGGTTAACGGCAACAACATCAATTTCTGGGTTGAAATTACAATCTTCATGAACTTTGGGAAGAACGTCAGCAGTTATCAGTGAGTTAATCTCCTCAACCGACTCATGGTAGTCATCAACGCGGAAATCCTCATGATATTTAAATCCTGAGGGTAGAACATCAACAGCAAGAGATTGCAGGTCGACTTCTTGACTTAAAGGAGAAACAAGGGCTTTCCCTGAACGACGTACAAGAGTTGGAGTATCGTTATTAGATCTATCTTCTGAAGAACGAGTAGGAGAAGGGTGAGATGATGAGGCCGACATGGTGGAGGTTTTTTCTTGCAAAGGAAAACGACAAGAGAAGGGTGAATACAAAGAAAGTTTTTGAGAAATCTTTCATATAAGGAAATAAAAGATTTGGTTGAGTTTGGGACTAGGCATTGTCCTTATTAATACAGGACGATGATAGCCAAAATGATTGGAATTCTAAAGGTCACGTCTTTTATTAAATGACAGCTTTATGTCAATCAGCATGATTGAAAGGTCGTCGGTGTTTCACAGCGAGGGCATTGAATGATGATTTTAACGGTTGTCTGTTTGAATGAACCGTCGGGATGTTTCGGTTTCCCGCCATAAGAAAGAGTGTTCTTGGAAACGTTTCAAATCCACTCCCCAGTCTCACCTTATTGTTCCATCGAGAAGTgagggggactatctgtatacatcGGAAATACAACGTTACACGTAGCATGAAGAGAGAAGGACATGTGGcagacggggggggggggggggggtcaaatAATGGTGTGATGTTTGATTTAATTCGGAACGAATGATTTCGTACAAACCCGGATAAAATGTTACGAAACAATTGATACGGGTCATTTATGAACAACAAACGTTACGTAACCGGTCCGGATTTGGAGCTGAACATTACACTTCTGCATTAAAAGTAGCATTTATTGTTTATTATTACTTATTATTGGGCACGAATTTACAGCTCAAAGCTAGCGATTATCAACTATAAAAGGGGCTTAAGCTCAATGTAATAAGCATCTGATTGACATATCATACACACAGTAATACAATCTGCATTCTAGTTATTAGCAAAATTGTTCTTTTGTCACTCCTTTTGTTTCGAATTAATTAAAGTTACAGAAGGCTAAGTGTTCAACCGGAGGGGCATTCAACGAAGGATTTCCTCCGAGCTCATATGGCCTAGGCTTATTTTATCATTTTCTCGCTTTTTATTTACTCGATGTCATTTCTAATTGCTACTATTTTTTACTTACTTATAACAAATCAAttcacgtatcctttaaaccactaaCAAATTTAACTGTACCTTTTTTGGGGTAAACACTACTGTATTGAATTACTGATTTCTTTATTTAAGCTATGATTTATTTGAACATATGCATTTCTTTAGCCAATATTGTCCCATGCaaccttatctatgggagtaagTCTATTTTGGACTTTCAAATATAATTTGAGCATCTTTAGTCCCTAAAAGTGGAGCGCCTTTAGTTCAACTGACAAAATGAACTAAAAAACTAATGACTACCAAAAAATACGGCAAAAGTCAACCGAAAAATACATactgactttccaacctaccgaAAGACTAATTTGATtccaattttttcttttaaaaaaaaaattgcctgaCCTCGATCATTATGTTTGTgtcaaaaacttgaaaaataaaaaactaaGAGCTTGTTTGGATGTACAAGGCTTATGACTTATAAGCACAAGCCTTATGGCTTATTTTTGTTATCTTAGCTTAAAAATAAATGTTTAAAAGCATTTTTTGGATTCGGAAAAGGGTCAATATACCCCGGTACTATTGGAAAAGAGTTAAATATACCTCTCGTTATATTTTGAATCCAAATATACCCCATCTGTTATACTTTCGATTCTAATGTACCCTCCCATTATACTTTGGCACAAATTTGCCCTTAATTTTCACGGAGAGACACATGTCAAGCTCAGAATTAAATGACTTATCCCCAATTTTTAAATACTCATTTCCTTTAGAAACTCGCCCGTTTAAGCCAACCCGACCCATTCCCTCCACTTTGAGTTTTTTTCTTCGGAAAAGAGCCAAATATACCTCTCGTTATACTTTAGGTCCAAACATACCCTTCCTTCGTTAAAGTTGTCAATCCTATGTGACACTAACATTCCATGAGGTGACATGCCACCTCAATACCCTTAGCCCATTTTACTCGTCCCCTCTATCGGTTCTTTTACCGTTAAAATTTCCTTCCCCTCCACTGCCATTGCCACCATTACCGCCACCATGACCACCTCTTCAAATTCCAAGTAGCATCACTAACCAGATTTCAGCAATGTTTATGAGCGAGTTTAATATTTCTATTTAAACTCCAAACACCACACAGTTAGCTCCAAAATCAGGTATGTCTTCTAAACCAAAGGACCCCAAACTTGATTAAGCTCGTTAGGGAGACCCTATTGGTATTTCACTGGTCAGCAGGGCTTAAGAGCGTCTTAAGGCTTTCCGTTAACTACTAACAAATAAGCATTTCATGCAATAAAATGTTGGAGAAATTCTTACCGCTTCCGCAATTTAATTTTCACAGCAATGACCCCCTTCTCCTCCTTTCTGGCCCTCCCTCTTCGTAAGTGCCTTTAACaatattcctttttcttttcttcctttcatCCAAGTTTAAAATTGTTTACTTCTAAATGATTAATTATTGTAAGAGGGAAGACCTCTTTAGCTTTCCAATTCGCAATTAACTCAGCAACTGGGAATGACGGTAATGTGGTCTTCATTTGCAACCGTCGTAAGTTGGAGACTAAACCCCCTTATCTTGCTCAGGTAAATTTTATATATTTCTTCCTAATTTTAGTAAATTGCCaatatttcaaaaataatttCCCAGAACAAACGCCTTCTTAAGTGGGTGGAGATGATTTTCAGGGAATTGATCCATCCTCTGATGTTATTAACCGTATTCAGATGAAGTAAGTATTTATACTTTGCTCTTTTCCACTGCCCTCATATTAATAGTTTTCTAAGCTATTGATTAAAAACACACCTTAACTATTACTTTTTCGTGGCTTTCACACGCCAAGTATCAATTACCTTTTTCTACTTGAACTATcatcatctatgtattaaaacacatctCGAAGCTTACTAAGCTAACAATCAATTGTATCCTTTTCTGAACCAccaccatctatgtattaaaacacgcCTTGAAGCTAACTAggccaactatcagttgttcttTTTTTCTATCTGAACTATAACTATCTACTCAACTAAGTAAGTGTGTTTAATACATAAATGGTGATAGGTAGGAGAaaggaacaactgatagttgaggtgtgaaactcgcgaaaacgtgatagttcaggtgtgttttttacCATTAACTAGTTGCTGCTTATCTAATTTTGCAAAAATTATGGGGTTTTCAATGTGACATAAGTTAATGCTGTAGGTATATAGATGACGAGGAAGGAATTAAGAAATACTTTGCTGCATTCCATATGCATGATCCTGCTCCAGTTTCAGTTATTATTGATGATTTTGCTGATTTTTTCGATGAAGGGTACTTCATTTCTAGCCAATACCCTAAAACCATTTTTTGTCTACTATATGACAGTAATAAAGCATCATTTTTATGTATGCATATTTCTAAATCTTATTCAGGAACTGCCAAGAGAGATACAATAATACTCGAGGAAGGGATTTGGCGATGGTTCGGGTATTAGCCCTATGTCGTAATGCCATTATGCATGCTAAGTGAGTGAACTGCCCCTTGAATATTAATTTGGTGCACATTTTATAGTGTTCTCTTGCTGGTTTTGATATCAAAATATATTCTTCCTTAGTGAAAAGGGGCTATGTCAGCTTCTACTCTCTGATACTCATACTGGTGACTCCCCAAGGTTGCTATACATTTACAAGAGATGGGTCTCCTCTATTTACACAATCAAAGGTAATTTGCTGCTttcgggtgtgtttggtatgtagaaatatgttttcttggaaaacatgTGGGTTTTGTACTTACTTTCTGGTGTTTAGTAACTAAGCAAAAACATAGTATCCTAATAGCACTTATATGTAATCTAGTAAAACACTATGGGGGTGGGATGGGGTGGGGCTTGGGGATGGGGTGTTGGTAAAggaggagacaatgaacttggaatgtcacttatgaaacttgtttttcctactttcattcgggaagtcattttcctcattttaagGAACTTGCTTtcataaaagaatattttgaccacccaaacatgagaaaattgaaaaatatttctaGAAAGTATTTTCCTccttaccaaacacacccttttggTTGATTGGTTTTGCTTTTTAGCTAATGGTTGTGTTTTATTAATTGGAGTTGGAGTTGCTTTCTGTTTAGTGTTTACCTTTAATTCTACTATCTTAGGAATATTTGATTTTTCATATTGAAGGGGATGGCTTCGGATCATATCTTATTAGTTGTGGCAGCAACTTGGGTGTTGCCAAATCTGCAAAATACTCCATAGCTCTTCAGTATTTGGTATATGAAGGTATTACAGAAGATGAAGAGCAATCAGATGAATGAGTATTTTTCTCTCATAGAGGTTTCAGTATGTCTACCTTCCAATTTTCATCAAGTTAGCTCTTATATTAACATCTCTATAGATCCAAAGATAAATTTTATTTCATTGAGTTTTATATGCTGAAACAGCATC from Lycium barbarum isolate Lr01 chromosome 10, ASM1917538v2, whole genome shotgun sequence includes:
- the LOC132615583 gene encoding uncharacterized protein LOC132615583 isoform X2, which encodes MLEKFLPLPQFNFHSNDPLLLLSGPPSSGKTSLAFQFAINSATGNDGNVVFICNRRKLETKPPYLAQGIDPSSDVINRIQMKNCQERYNNTRGRDLAMVRVLALCRNAIMHANEKGLCQLLLSDTHTGDSPRLLYIYKRWVSSIYTIKGDGFGSYLISCGSNLGVAKSAKYSIALQYLVYEGITEDEEQSDE
- the LOC132615583 gene encoding uncharacterized protein LOC132615583 isoform X1 codes for the protein MLEKFLPLPQFNFHSNDPLLLLSGPPSSGKTSLAFQFAINSATGNDGNVVFICNRRKLETKPPYLAQGIDPSSDVINRIQMKYIDDEEGIKKYFAAFHMHDPAPVSVIIDDFADFFDEGNCQERYNNTRGRDLAMVRVLALCRNAIMHANEKGLCQLLLSDTHTGDSPRLLYIYKRWVSSIYTIKGDGFGSYLISCGSNLGVAKSAKYSIALQYLVYEGITEDEEQSDE